A stretch of the Bradyrhizobium sp. CCBAU 53351 genome encodes the following:
- a CDS encoding glycosyltransferase, giving the protein MHHTQGTLHDTPRRPSVLHIFKIYYPDLFGGTLTVIRDICANLKDAFASAVLVCSQAPEKRQIVVDDVPVERVRSFGNLLSLPAAPTYPWRLWRKIAEHDLLALHAPFPLADLVFAFGFGRKRPLVVHWHADIVTHAGLRWFIEPLMRRTLRRAKAIIVSDHVLVDNTPLLREYEDKCHVVPFGIDISGYDWPKIEPHHVNDRGRLVLACGRLVPYKGFDVLIRAAAAYNFEVWIVGEGTERPRLVQLIEELGLSERVRLLGSVKDCERIKLMCLADVFVMPSVTTAETFGLVQLEAMAAGRPVVNTALDTAVPRVARHGMEAITVPPGDAEKLGEAIDTLIRDPERRRRMGLAARNRALTRYSASAFKQGMETIYRDAIAAPCQQRSASAEPATGWLDSIRIAATLAWSDMRHRYVRSLLGPFWMSLQMAIVVAVLGSVIGQMSNADVLSRLPMLALSMTAWTFLNSVVLDATTALQNSASLIRDRALPPVIFLLQCTFRQGLFALHNACVPLLLWLILSRHDLSHAPAALPGLLLFVVCTFALSLVLGAMATRYRDLKPIVESTLMLAFLASPVIWSSDMINHRSTVMRLNPLTHLFAVWREPLVGGHVDPVSIVYVLVALALLVFASMLTLIHLRKAAFWI; this is encoded by the coding sequence ATGCATCACACTCAAGGAACCTTGCACGACACTCCGCGCCGCCCGTCGGTGCTGCACATCTTCAAGATCTATTATCCCGACCTGTTCGGCGGCACGCTCACGGTGATCCGCGACATCTGCGCGAACCTGAAGGACGCCTTCGCCTCCGCCGTGCTGGTCTGCTCGCAAGCGCCCGAAAAACGCCAGATCGTCGTCGACGACGTGCCGGTCGAGCGCGTTCGCTCGTTCGGCAATCTGTTGTCGCTGCCCGCCGCCCCGACCTATCCCTGGCGTCTCTGGCGGAAGATCGCCGAGCACGATTTGCTCGCGCTCCACGCACCCTTCCCGCTCGCCGATCTGGTTTTCGCGTTCGGTTTCGGCCGGAAGCGGCCGCTCGTGGTGCACTGGCACGCCGACATCGTCACCCATGCCGGCCTGCGCTGGTTCATCGAACCCCTGATGCGGCGGACCTTGCGGCGCGCCAAGGCGATCATCGTCTCCGACCACGTGCTGGTCGACAACACGCCGCTGCTCCGCGAATACGAGGACAAATGCCACGTCGTGCCATTTGGCATCGACATCTCGGGTTACGACTGGCCGAAGATCGAGCCGCATCACGTCAATGATCGCGGCCGGCTGGTGCTCGCGTGCGGCCGGCTCGTGCCTTACAAGGGCTTCGACGTGCTGATCCGCGCCGCGGCCGCATACAATTTCGAAGTCTGGATCGTTGGCGAAGGCACCGAGCGACCGCGGCTGGTGCAGCTGATCGAGGAGCTTGGGCTCTCAGAGCGCGTCCGCCTGCTCGGCTCGGTCAAAGATTGCGAGCGCATCAAGCTGATGTGCCTCGCCGACGTCTTCGTGATGCCCTCCGTCACCACCGCCGAGACATTCGGCCTTGTCCAGCTGGAGGCCATGGCCGCAGGACGCCCGGTCGTGAACACGGCGCTCGACACCGCGGTGCCGCGGGTCGCCCGCCACGGCATGGAGGCGATCACCGTGCCGCCCGGCGACGCCGAAAAGCTTGGCGAAGCCATCGACACGCTGATCCGCGACCCCGAACGCCGCCGGCGCATGGGACTTGCGGCGCGCAACCGCGCCCTCACCCGATACTCGGCCTCGGCTTTCAAGCAGGGCATGGAAACAATCTACCGCGACGCAATTGCCGCGCCATGCCAGCAGCGTTCGGCGAGCGCCGAGCCGGCCACCGGTTGGCTCGACAGCATCCGGATCGCGGCGACGCTGGCCTGGTCGGACATGCGCCATCGCTACGTGCGTTCGCTGCTCGGCCCGTTCTGGATGTCGCTCCAGATGGCGATCGTGGTCGCGGTGCTCGGTTCGGTGATCGGGCAGATGTCGAACGCCGACGTGCTGTCGCGTCTACCCATGCTCGCGCTCTCGATGACGGCCTGGACCTTTCTCAACAGCGTGGTGCTCGATGCGACCACGGCGCTGCAGAACTCCGCGAGCCTGATCCGCGACCGCGCGCTGCCACCGGTCATCTTCCTCCTGCAATGCACGTTCCGCCAGGGACTGTTCGCGCTTCATAACGCCTGCGTGCCGCTGCTGCTGTGGCTCATCCTGTCGCGCCACGACCTCTCCCACGCGCCGGCGGCGCTCCCCGGCCTGCTGCTGTTCGTGGTCTGCACCTTCGCCTTGAGCCTCGTTCTCGGCGCGATGGCAACGCGCTATCGCGATCTCAAGCCGATCGTCGAATCGACGCTGATGCTGGCATTTCTTGCCTCACCCGTGATCTGGTCGTCGGACATGATCAACCATCGCTCGACGGTGATGCGGCTCAATCCGTTGACCCATCTGTTCGCGGTGTGGCGCGAGCCGCTCGTGGGCGGCCACGTCGATCCCGTCAGCATCGTCTATGTTCTGGTCGCGCTGGCACTGCTGGTCTTTGCGAGCATGCTGACGCTGATCCACCTGCGCAAAGCCGCATTCTGGATCTGA
- a CDS encoding ABC transporter ATP-binding protein, with product MVSISLRNVCLDYPLYGAYDYSLKRRLLGHLIREPGETRIIRAVDNVSIEAETGARIGLAGPNGSGKSTLLRLIAGVYPPSSGSMTVRGNVVPLLGLNAGVNLDFVAEDNIALLLRISGRKPTRAMIDEIWAFTELETRMQRLPLRMFSSGMLMRVLFATATAFPADILLLDEWLSVVDEHFAEKAQERLLNLVSQAAIVIIASHDQPLLRRTCTRIVNLDHGHVASTVTVAPPATHALDLHEKRA from the coding sequence ATGGTCTCGATCAGCCTGCGCAACGTCTGTCTCGATTATCCGCTCTACGGCGCCTACGACTATTCGCTGAAGCGGCGGCTGCTCGGCCATCTCATCCGCGAGCCGGGGGAGACGCGGATCATCCGCGCCGTGGATAACGTCTCGATCGAGGCCGAAACCGGCGCCCGCATCGGGCTTGCCGGCCCCAACGGTTCCGGCAAATCGACACTGTTGCGATTGATCGCCGGCGTTTATCCGCCGAGCAGCGGCAGCATGACGGTTCGGGGCAATGTCGTGCCCCTGCTCGGCCTCAACGCCGGCGTCAATCTCGACTTCGTCGCCGAGGACAACATCGCCCTGCTGCTGCGGATCAGCGGCCGCAAGCCGACCCGCGCGATGATCGACGAGATCTGGGCCTTCACCGAGCTCGAGACGCGCATGCAGCGACTGCCGCTGCGGATGTTCTCCTCGGGCATGCTGATGCGGGTGCTGTTTGCGACCGCCACCGCGTTTCCGGCCGACATCCTCCTGCTCGACGAATGGCTCAGCGTGGTCGACGAGCATTTTGCGGAGAAGGCCCAGGAGCGGCTCCTGAACCTCGTGTCGCAGGCGGCGATCGTGATCATCGCCTCCCACGATCAGCCGCTGCTGCGTCGGACCTGCACCCGCATCGTCAACCTCGATCACGGCCACGTCGCCTCGACCGTCACGGTCGCCCCGCCGGCCACCCACGCCCTCGATCTCCACGAGAAACGCGCATGA
- a CDS encoding glycosyltransferase family 1 protein → MKQNILVISEALGEPNHKRGIFHFTRELMRSLAAEGHELTLLVETTRRYRKLQRRERRTKLFPAQARNIELLALYRFLDEVNMAEPVVRGGLRRTLDWVRHKATMSVSWDYIVCFLRAIGLRALRARLIENRTAALEYVPPDLRHLELFREFQLEPGFYSYQDSSAFFLLPPPRVDARGYDVIVVDTPTRVAITRRSGAKVICVVHDLLPLTDLKLSDIATRLFLSRLLTSLRQADELAFVSNYSMMRFRELLPQFAHLPARVVYPRTRFDAPDVLHLPAPSGRPGRPSFVVIVSNEPRKNVATVVRAFRGVPQADLVVIGYAGEIGRMRNPPQNVRFAGYVDEHEKAALIAEAHGLIMPSFAEGFGVPIIEALAANTPVLCSDIAVFREVAGELADYFDPFSTDSIAASVTRVLTRQEECRGRIRARRHELAERFGYETQARDFLGHHAPAASLVGAQLASYG, encoded by the coding sequence ATGAAGCAGAACATCCTCGTCATATCCGAAGCGCTGGGCGAGCCCAACCACAAGCGCGGCATCTTCCACTTCACCCGCGAGCTGATGCGCTCGCTCGCGGCAGAGGGGCACGAGCTGACGCTGCTGGTGGAGACCACGCGGCGCTATCGCAAGCTGCAGCGGCGCGAGCGGCGCACCAAGCTGTTTCCGGCACAGGCGCGCAACATCGAGCTGCTGGCCCTCTATCGCTTCCTCGACGAGGTCAACATGGCCGAGCCGGTCGTGCGTGGCGGCCTGCGCCGCACGCTCGACTGGGTCCGCCACAAGGCCACCATGTCCGTGTCGTGGGACTACATCGTCTGTTTCCTGCGCGCGATCGGCCTGCGGGCCTTGCGCGCCCGGCTGATCGAGAACAGGACCGCGGCGCTCGAATACGTCCCGCCCGACCTGCGCCATCTCGAGCTGTTCCGCGAGTTTCAGCTCGAGCCCGGCTTCTACAGCTACCAGGACTCCTCGGCCTTCTTCCTGCTGCCGCCGCCGCGGGTTGATGCCCGCGGCTACGACGTCATCGTCGTGGATACCCCGACCCGGGTCGCGATCACGCGCAGGTCCGGCGCCAAGGTGATCTGCGTCGTGCATGATCTGTTGCCGCTCACCGACCTCAAGCTCAGCGATATCGCAACGCGGCTGTTCCTGTCGCGGCTCCTGACGAGCCTGCGCCAGGCCGACGAGCTCGCCTTCGTTTCAAACTACAGCATGATGCGGTTCAGGGAGCTGCTGCCGCAATTTGCGCACCTGCCGGCGCGGGTCGTGTATCCCCGCACCCGGTTCGACGCCCCGGATGTCCTGCACCTTCCAGCCCCGTCGGGCCGTCCGGGGCGGCCGAGCTTCGTCGTCATCGTCTCGAACGAGCCGCGCAAGAACGTCGCCACCGTCGTTCGCGCCTTCCGTGGCGTGCCCCAGGCCGATCTCGTCGTGATCGGCTATGCTGGCGAGATCGGCCGGATGCGCAATCCGCCGCAAAATGTCCGCTTCGCCGGCTATGTCGACGAGCACGAAAAGGCCGCCCTGATCGCCGAGGCACACGGTCTGATCATGCCGAGTTTCGCCGAGGGGTTCGGCGTGCCGATCATCGAGGCGCTGGCCGCGAACACGCCGGTGCTGTGCTCCGACATCGCCGTGTTTCGCGAGGTCGCGGGCGAGCTCGCCGACTATTTCGACCCGTTCTCGACCGACTCGATCGCCGCCTCCGTCACCCGCGTGCTGACCCGGCAGGAGGAGTGCCGCGGCAGGATCCGAGCGCGACGGCACGAGCTCGCCGAGCGCTTCGGCTACGAGACCCAGGCCCGCGATTTCCTCGGGCATCATGCGCCCGCGGCAAGCCTTGTCGGCGCGCAACTCGCTTCATACGGATGA
- a CDS encoding O-antigen ligase → MTAESALWSGPADRQGRTGRWQSWRSSAALIRAADVLAALIAASLPWSTTVPSIFVGLWLLVVTPTIDWRDYGHEVARPAFALPFAILLLALLGLLWSDGAWADRLHAIKPVAKLVLIPPLLYHFSRSERGLWVGLAFVVSCALLAVFSWIVLLDPAWKITATASSGVPVKNYIDQSQEFTLCAFALALPALTFWRRGNVVATAACLALILLFAANMVFVASARTALLCIAVLLALFAWKHLNRRATLVLLAGTVAVTALAWATSPYLRQRITDIGVEYRHGHEDISRASTAQRLTYWRKAIHSFAEAPLIGHGTGSIKRQFERAATGGSSLDAEVVNNPHNQTLNVAMQWGLLGVVLLHAMWIAHLRLFLGGGLAAWIGLVVVVQNVTSSLLNSHLFDFHEGWMYVLGVGVAGGTVLKAKTRSQP, encoded by the coding sequence ATGACCGCCGAATCCGCGTTGTGGTCCGGTCCTGCCGATCGGCAAGGCAGGACTGGCCGATGGCAGAGTTGGCGCAGCTCGGCCGCGCTGATCCGGGCCGCAGACGTCCTTGCCGCCCTGATCGCGGCGTCCCTGCCCTGGTCCACGACAGTGCCGTCGATCTTCGTCGGACTCTGGCTCCTGGTGGTGACGCCAACCATCGATTGGCGCGACTATGGACACGAGGTCGCGCGACCGGCGTTTGCCCTGCCCTTCGCAATCCTGCTGCTCGCACTGCTCGGCCTGCTGTGGTCGGACGGCGCGTGGGCGGATCGGTTGCATGCGATCAAGCCGGTCGCAAAGCTCGTGCTGATTCCGCCGCTGCTCTACCATTTCAGCCGGTCGGAGCGCGGTCTTTGGGTTGGCCTCGCCTTTGTCGTGTCCTGCGCCTTGCTCGCCGTCTTCTCCTGGATCGTGTTGCTCGATCCCGCCTGGAAGATCACGGCGACGGCGTCATCAGGCGTGCCCGTCAAGAACTACATCGACCAGAGCCAGGAGTTCACGCTGTGCGCCTTCGCGCTTGCCCTGCCCGCGCTGACCTTCTGGCGTCGCGGAAACGTGGTCGCGACGGCGGCCTGTCTGGCGCTGATCCTGCTGTTCGCGGCCAACATGGTGTTCGTCGCCTCCGCGCGCACGGCGCTGCTCTGCATTGCGGTCCTGCTGGCTCTGTTCGCCTGGAAGCATCTCAACCGGCGCGCAACGCTGGTCCTGCTCGCGGGCACGGTCGCCGTAACCGCGCTGGCCTGGGCGACGTCGCCCTATCTGCGCCAGCGCATCACGGACATTGGGGTCGAATATCGCCATGGCCATGAGGACATCAGCCGTGCCTCGACCGCGCAGCGGCTGACCTATTGGCGCAAGGCGATCCACAGCTTTGCCGAGGCGCCCTTGATCGGGCACGGCACCGGCTCGATCAAGCGGCAGTTCGAACGCGCCGCCACGGGCGGAAGCAGCCTCGATGCGGAGGTCGTCAACAATCCGCACAACCAGACCCTCAACGTCGCCATGCAATGGGGCCTCTTGGGCGTCGTTTTGCTCCACGCCATGTGGATCGCCCATCTCCGCCTGTTCCTCGGCGGAGGGCTCGCAGCCTGGATCGGGCTGGTGGTCGTCGTGCAGAACGTCACGAGTTCGCTGTTGAACTCGCACCTGTTCGATTTTCACGAGGGCTGGATGTATGTGCTCGGTGTCGGGGTCGCCGGCGGCACGGTGTTGAAGGCCAAAACCCGCAGCCAACCGTGA
- a CDS encoding ABC transporter substrate-binding protein, translated as MPGRRKNLALAMLVAGVLVTTPALAQKKYDPGASDTDIKIGNIMPYSGPASSYGVIGKTEAAYFKMVNDQGGINGRKINFISYDDAYSPPKAIEQARKLVESDEVLLIFQALGTPSNSAIMKYMNAKKVPQLFVASGGTKFGDPKNFPWTMGFQPNYQSEGRIYAKYIRDHFPNSKIAVFWQNDDAGKDQFKGLKDGLGDKANMIIADKSYEVSDPSIDSQIVALHDSGADIFFSWAAPKGSAQAIRKVGELGWKPKFFLANTATSVASVLKPAGLDYAKDIISTVYLKDPTDPTWDKDPAVVKWREFMDKYYPDGDKTNSNNIYGYVQAEAMAQVLKQCGDNLTRENVMKQASSLKDFHTDLMLPGIMVNTSPDDYFPIEQMQLMRFNGQAWELFGDVITGEVGHERSQ; from the coding sequence ATGCCGGGTCGTCGCAAAAACCTTGCCCTCGCCATGCTTGTTGCCGGCGTGCTCGTCACGACACCGGCCTTGGCGCAGAAGAAATACGACCCCGGCGCCAGCGACACCGACATCAAGATCGGCAACATCATGCCCTATAGCGGGCCGGCGTCGTCCTATGGGGTGATCGGCAAGACCGAGGCTGCCTATTTCAAGATGGTCAACGACCAGGGCGGCATCAACGGACGCAAGATCAACTTCATCAGCTATGACGATGCCTATTCGCCGCCGAAGGCGATCGAGCAGGCGCGCAAGCTGGTCGAGAGCGACGAGGTGCTCTTGATCTTCCAGGCGCTCGGCACGCCCTCGAACTCCGCGATCATGAAATACATGAACGCCAAGAAGGTGCCGCAACTCTTCGTCGCCTCCGGCGGCACCAAGTTCGGCGACCCCAAGAACTTCCCGTGGACCATGGGCTTTCAGCCGAACTACCAGAGCGAGGGGCGGATCTACGCGAAATACATTCGCGATCATTTTCCCAACAGCAAGATCGCGGTGTTCTGGCAGAATGACGATGCCGGCAAGGACCAGTTCAAGGGCCTGAAAGACGGGCTCGGCGACAAGGCGAACATGATCATCGCCGACAAATCCTACGAGGTCAGCGATCCCTCGATCGACTCGCAGATCGTCGCCCTTCACGATTCAGGTGCCGATATCTTCTTCTCATGGGCCGCCCCGAAGGGATCGGCGCAGGCGATCCGGAAAGTGGGCGAGCTCGGCTGGAAGCCGAAGTTCTTCCTGGCCAACACCGCGACCTCGGTCGCCTCGGTGCTCAAGCCCGCCGGGCTCGACTACGCCAAGGACATCATCTCGACCGTCTACCTGAAGGACCCGACCGACCCGACCTGGGACAAGGATCCGGCCGTGGTAAAATGGCGGGAGTTCATGGACAAATATTACCCCGATGGTGACAAGACCAACTCCAACAACATCTACGGCTATGTGCAGGCCGAGGCGATGGCGCAGGTGCTCAAGCAGTGCGGCGACAATCTCACGCGCGAGAACGTCATGAAGCAGGCGTCCAGCCTGAAGGACTTCCACACCGACCTGATGCTGCCGGGCATCATGGTCAACACGTCGCCAGATGACTACTTTCCGATCGAGCAGATGCAGCTGATGCGTTTCAACGGGCAGGCCTGGGAGCTGTTCGGCGACGTCATTACCGGCGAGGTCGGCCACGAGCGCAGCCAGTAA
- a CDS encoding DMT family transporter — protein sequence MSPTDSRIDARDWSLLAVLSVLWGGSFFFNGAALRELPPLTLVFLRVALGAAILLPLLRMQGIGWPKGMTGWTPFVAMGLLNNVIPFSLIVIGQTFIPSGLASILNATTPLFTVLVMAAAGEETLHIRRVAGVALGLVGVVILRGWGLETRPGQGFGILLCLGGALSYGFAALAARRLLRDSPPLGTATFQLMVSTVMMAIVAGVVEQPWRLAVPGVATWSAVLGLAALSTALAYIVFFQIVRRSGASNVMLVTLLIPVTAILLGWLVLGEPISAREIAGAIVIGSALLVIDGRASRLLRRSA from the coding sequence ATGTCCCCAACCGATAGCCGGATCGACGCGCGAGACTGGTCGCTGCTTGCTGTGCTCTCGGTGCTCTGGGGAGGCTCGTTCTTCTTCAACGGCGCGGCGTTGCGGGAATTGCCGCCGTTGACGCTGGTGTTTCTGCGCGTCGCGCTCGGTGCGGCCATTCTGCTGCCGCTGCTGCGCATGCAGGGGATCGGCTGGCCCAAGGGCATGACGGGGTGGACGCCGTTCGTTGCGATGGGGCTGCTCAACAACGTCATCCCGTTCTCGCTGATCGTGATCGGCCAGACTTTCATCCCGAGCGGTCTGGCATCGATCCTGAACGCGACGACGCCGCTGTTCACGGTGCTGGTGATGGCTGCCGCAGGCGAAGAGACCTTGCATATCCGCCGTGTCGCAGGCGTGGCGCTGGGCCTCGTCGGCGTCGTCATCCTGCGCGGATGGGGCCTCGAGACGAGGCCAGGGCAGGGGTTCGGCATTCTGCTCTGCCTCGGCGGGGCGCTCAGTTATGGATTCGCCGCACTGGCAGCGCGGCGATTGCTCAGGGACTCCCCGCCGCTGGGCACGGCCACGTTTCAGCTGATGGTGTCGACGGTGATGATGGCGATTGTCGCCGGCGTCGTCGAGCAGCCATGGCGCCTCGCAGTACCGGGCGTCGCGACGTGGTCCGCGGTGCTCGGCCTTGCCGCGCTGTCGACGGCGCTCGCCTATATCGTGTTCTTTCAGATCGTGCGGCGCTCGGGCGCGAGCAATGTCATGCTGGTGACGCTGCTCATTCCCGTCACCGCCATTCTGCTGGGATGGCTGGTGTTGGGTGAGCCGATCTCCGCGCGTGAGATCGCGGGCGCCATCGTCATCGGCAGCGCGTTGCTGGTCATTGACGGGCGCGCTTCGCGCCTGCTGCGGCGGAGCGCGTAG
- a CDS encoding NAD(P)-dependent oxidoreductase gives MPRVAFIGLGRMGHGMAGRYLDAGYTVSLWNRSKAKAEDLIARGAHWATSPEDAAIDADAVVTMVADDEASRAVWLGPKGAAKTAKAGTIAIECSTVSYDHAREMGRELNARGLIYIDCPVTGLPDAAAAGKLTLLVGADAADLERARPFLEPIGSTIRHFGAVGSGTVYKLMNNLMGAIQIAGLAEGLAIAEQAGLDMNLVLESIQAGVAASPQVQRHSKRMVARDFSGATFTAALRHKDAAYAVKLAESLLADKPLVSRAAVEAYAQAKAAMPDDDEGKMIELVSRPKKPS, from the coding sequence ATGCCCCGCGTCGCCTTCATCGGATTGGGGCGGATGGGGCACGGCATGGCCGGCCGCTATCTCGATGCCGGCTACACGGTCAGCTTGTGGAATCGCAGCAAGGCCAAGGCAGAGGACCTGATCGCGCGCGGCGCGCATTGGGCGACCTCGCCGGAGGATGCGGCGATCGATGCCGACGCCGTCGTGACCATGGTCGCCGACGACGAGGCCTCGCGCGCGGTCTGGCTCGGGCCGAAGGGCGCGGCCAAGACCGCCAAGGCCGGCACCATCGCAATCGAATGCTCGACCGTCTCCTATGACCACGCCCGCGAGATGGGCCGCGAGCTGAATGCGCGCGGGCTGATCTATATCGATTGCCCCGTGACTGGCTTGCCGGACGCGGCGGCGGCCGGAAAACTGACGCTGCTGGTCGGTGCCGATGCCGCCGATCTCGAACGCGCACGCCCGTTCCTCGAGCCAATCGGTTCGACCATCCGCCATTTCGGCGCGGTCGGCTCCGGCACCGTCTACAAGCTCATGAACAATCTCATGGGCGCGATCCAGATCGCCGGCCTCGCCGAGGGGCTTGCGATCGCCGAGCAGGCCGGGCTCGACATGAACCTCGTGCTGGAGTCGATCCAGGCAGGCGTCGCCGCCAGTCCGCAGGTCCAGCGTCATTCCAAGCGCATGGTCGCCCGCGATTTTTCCGGTGCAACCTTTACGGCCGCGCTGCGGCACAAGGATGCAGCCTACGCCGTGAAGCTCGCCGAGAGCCTGCTGGCAGATAAGCCGCTGGTCTCACGTGCCGCGGTCGAGGCGTACGCGCAGGCCAAGGCCGCAATGCCCGATGACGACGAAGGCAAGATGATCGAGCTGGTGTCGCGGCCGAAGAAGCCGTCCTAG
- the prfB gene encoding peptide chain release factor 2 (programmed frameshift): MRAEIERLVEEIKQSVGLLRRHLDVEKSTARLAELNKLAEDPNLWNDPQKAQKLMQERTSLEDSLSGIGKVEQELEDDIGMIELGEAEGDDGVVAEAEAALKNLKKEVARRELEALLSGEADRFDSYLEVHAGAGGTESQDWAQMLLRMYTRWAETHGFKVEYLEESEGEEAGIKSATIQVSGHNAYGWLKTEAGVHRLVRISPFDSNARRHTSFSSVQVFPVIDDSIKIDIKESDVRVDTMRSGGAGGQHVNKTESAVRLTHIPTGVAVVCQAGRSQHKNRAQAWDMLRARLYEIELKKREEKAAADQAAKTDIGWGHQIRSYVLQPYQMVKDLRTGVQTSDTSGVLNGELDDFMAATLAQRAFGTTAGDVEDVD; the protein is encoded by the exons ATGCGCGCCGAAATCGAACGGTTGGTAGAAGAGATCAAGCAGTCAGTCGGGCTGCTGAGGAGGCATCTT GACGTCGAGAAATCGACGGCGCGCCTCGCTGAGCTGAACAAGCTCGCTGAAGATCCCAATCTCTGGAACGATCCCCAGAAGGCCCAGAAGCTGATGCAGGAGCGGACCTCGCTGGAGGATTCGCTCTCGGGCATCGGCAAGGTCGAGCAGGAGCTCGAAGACGATATCGGCATGATCGAGCTCGGCGAAGCCGAGGGCGATGACGGCGTCGTCGCCGAGGCCGAAGCTGCCCTGAAGAACCTGAAAAAGGAAGTGGCGCGGCGCGAGCTCGAGGCGCTGCTGTCGGGCGAAGCCGACCGCTTCGATTCCTATCTCGAAGTCCATGCCGGCGCCGGCGGCACCGAGAGCCAGGACTGGGCGCAGATGCTGCTGCGCATGTACACGCGCTGGGCCGAGACGCACGGCTTCAAGGTCGAATATCTCGAAGAGTCCGAGGGCGAAGAAGCCGGCATCAAGTCGGCGACGATCCAGGTCTCCGGCCACAATGCCTATGGCTGGCTGAAGACGGAAGCCGGCGTGCACCGCCTCGTGCGCATCTCGCCGTTCGATTCCAACGCGCGGCGGCACACCTCGTTCTCGAGCGTACAGGTGTTTCCCGTCATCGACGACAGTATCAAGATCGACATCAAGGAATCCGACGTCCGCGTCGACACGATGCGGTCGGGCGGCGCCGGCGGCCAGCACGTCAACAAGACCGAATCCGCGGTGCGCCTCACGCATATTCCGACCGGCGTCGCCGTGGTCTGCCAGGCCGGCCGCTCCCAGCACAAGAACCGGGCCCAAGCCTGGGACATGCTGCGCGCGCGCCTTTATGAAATCGAGCTGAAGAAGCGCGAGGAGAAGGCCGCCGCCGACCAGGCCGCCAAGACCGATATCGGCTGGGGCCACCAGATCCGCTCCTACGTGCTGCAGCCCTATCAGATGGTGAAGGATTTGCGCACGGGCGTGCAGACCTCCGACACATCGGGCGTGCTCAACGGCGAGCTCGACGACTTCATGGCCGCGACCCTGGCGCAGCGCGCCTTCGGGACCACCGCGGGCGACGTCGAGGACGTGGACTGA